The following is a genomic window from Collimonas fungivorans Ter331.
GCCGCTCACCATCGGCTGCTGGCTGGCTACCGCAAGTATTGCGGCGGCACTCAACTGGCAGCTGTTCCGCAAGGACCGGATCGTCGCCTATCCCGAGCGCGGCGTGCTGTTCCAGCGCGGCAGCTGGCTGCCGCTGGCGTTGATGATGGGGATTTTCGTGACCAAATATGCGGTTGCCGTGCTGCTGGCGATACAGCCGCCGCTGGCCCACAGCGCCATGTTTGCGGCAGCGATATGCGCCCTCTACGGCGTTTTCAACGGCATGTTCATCGGCCGCCTGTTGCGCATCGTTGCCTTGTACCGCAATGCGCAGCCTGCCGGCGCGGTATATAACGGACAGTTGAACGGCTGACGGGCAAAAAAAATGCCGGCCGGCTGCCCGGTCGGCAAACACATCCCCATAGGACGTTTATTCCATCAAGCCGCAGCTAACAGCAGCGTCCGACGCGGCCGTTGCCGCCGTAACGCGCTTCTTGCCGCTCCTTGAAAAACTCTTCATAGCTCATCATCGGCTCGCCGGGATGGGTGTTTTCCATGTGCGTGACGTAAGTGCCGTACTCAGGCAAACCCACCATCAGCCGCATGGTTTGCCCGAGGTAACGCCCGGCTTTAGACAGTTCTTCCAGCATGGCCAACCTTTCAGGCGGACGGCAAAGCGCTTGCCGGCAGCGATTCGAACGGGGTTTCCTTGGCGCTGGGCCGGTTGGCGGCGCGCGCCGCCAATACGGTCTTGATGCCGAAACCGAGAATGCTCACCAGCACCAGGATAAAGAACGCGGCCAGGCCGGCGTCCAGGTAATCGTTGAAGATCACCTGCTGCATCTGCGCGACCGACTTGGCCGGCGCCAGCAGTTTTCCTTCCGCCAGCGCGGCCTGGTACTTGCTGGCGTGGGTCAAGAAACCGACGCGCGGATTGGCGTCGAATATTTTCTGCCAGCCGGCGGTCAGGGTACAGATCAGGATCCAGACGGTCGGCACGATGGTGACCCAGGCGAAACGGTCGCGCTTCATCTTGAACAGCACGCAAGTCGCCAGGATCAGCGCAATCCCCGCCAGCATCTGGTTGGAGATGCCGAACAGCGGCCACAGGGTATTGATGCCGCCGAGCGGATCGACCACGCCCTGGTACAGGAAATAACCCCAGCCGGCGACGCACAGGGCAGTGGCGATCAGGCTGGCCGGCAGCGAATCGATCTTGCGCATCGACGGCACGAAAGTGCCGAGCAAGTCCTGCAGCATGAAACGGCCGGCGCGGGTTCCGGCATCCACTGCGGTCAGGATGAACAGCGCTTCGAACAGGATCGCGAAGTGATACCAGAACGCCATCATCACTTTGCCGCCGCCAATGCTCGACAAGATGTGCGCCATGCCGACCGCCAGCGTCGGTGCGCCGCCGGCGCGCGAGATGATGCTGTGCTCACCGACGTCTTTCGCTACCTGCGCCAGCATTTCCGGCGTCACGTAAAAGCCCCATTGCGAGACCACCTGCGCGGCGCTGTCCACGGTGGTGCCTATCAGCGCCGCCGGGCTGTTCATCGCAAAGTACACCCCCGGTTCGATACAGGAGGCCGCGATCAGCGCCATGATGGCGACGAACGATTCCATCAGCATCGCGCCGTAGCCGATGAAACGCGCATGGCGTTCATTTTCCAGCAGTTTCGGCGTAGTGCCGGAAGCGATCAGGGCGTGGAAACCGGAGACCGCGCCGCAGGCGATGGTGATGAACAGGAAGGGGAACAGGCTGCCCGACCAGACCGGGCCGGAACCGTCCATGAACTGCGTGAACGCCGGCATTTTCAGCTCAGGCGCGACAAACACGATGCCCAGCGCCAGGCCGACGATGGTGCCGATCTTGAGGAAGGTCGAGAGGTAATCGCGCGGTGCCAGCAGCAGCCAGACCGGCAGCACCGAGGCGATGAAACCGTAACCGATCAGCATCCAGGTCAGTTCCTTGCCGGTGAAGGTGAACATGGCGCTCAGCACCGGATGTTCCTGCACATACTGGCCGCCGACGATCGCCAGCATCAGCAGCACAAAACCGATCAGCGAAATTTCGCCGATGCGTCCCGGCCGCAGGTAGCGGGTATATACGCCCATGAACAGCGCGATCGGAATCGTCACCGCGACGGTGAACGTGCCCCAGGGCGATTCCGCCAGCGCCTTGACCACGATCAGCGCCAGCACCGCCAGGATGATGACCATGATCATGAAGGTGCCGAACAGGGCGATCACGCCAGGCACCGTACCCAGTTCGGATTTGATCAGGTCGCCCAGCGAACGGCCGTCGCGCCGGGTCGAAATGAACAGCACCATCAGGTCCTGCACCGCGCCGGCAAACACCACGCCGGCCAGGATCCACAGCATGCCAGGCAGGTAGCCCATCTGCGCCGCCAGCACCGGCCCCACCAGCGGCCCGGCGCCGGCAATCGCGGCGAAGTGGTGGCCGAACAGTACATTCTTGTTGGTCGGCACGTAGTCCAGTCCGTCGTTGTACTTGTAGGCGGGCGTCATGCGGGTGGCGTCCAGGCCCAGCACCTTGTCGGAAATGTAGAGGCTGTAGAAACGGTAGGCGATCAGGTAGACGCAGACTGCGGCAATCACGATCCAGATGGCGCTGATGGATTCGCCGCGCTGCAGGCCGATGTAGCCAAACGCGAATGCACCGAGCAGGGCCAGCGCAAGCCAGCCCATCTTTGAATATAGACGATTCATTGTTCTCCTCCCAGGCGGGAATGAATATTGTGGAATATTGTTTTTATTAAGCGGCAAGGCGCACCGCCGCAGCGTTCAGGCTGCCGCCAAAGTATTTGGCATATGCGGGATCGGTACAAGCGAGGAACTACGCAATGTCTTTGCGTAGTACTACGTAGGCAGCATGGAAGACAGCGCGTTTGCAGCAGACGTTTTTATGGAACCGGCGCCGAATCCGGGTAAAGTAGCGCCATGAAATTACGGCAGAAAATCATCTTCCTGGCCATCGTCCCGCTGATCCTGGCGTTGTGCGCGATCGCCCTGGCGGTGCGGCACCAGGCGATAGCGCTCGGCCAGCAGCAGCGGACCACCATCCAGGCCGCCTACCTGGCCAGCAAGGAAGCCGAGCTCAAGCACTACGTGGAGCTGGCTACCTGGTCGATCGCCCATTTGTACGATTCCGGCCGCAAGGACCAGGCCACGCTGGACGAAGCCATGGCCATCCTGTCCAAGCTGTCCTACGGCGATGACGGTTATTTCTTCATCTACGACATGCAGGGCAAGAGCCTGATGCATCCGCGCCAGCCGGAACTGGTCGGGCGCGATCTGTGGGACATGAAGGACGCCGAAGGCAACCTCACCATCCAGCATCTGATCGAGCGCGCCCGCAGCGGCGGCGGCTTTGAGCGTTACCAGTGGGAGAAGCCGTCCAGCCACCATGTCGCCAGCAAGCTCGGCTATGTGGTGGCGCTGCCGAACTGGGGCTGGATGCTGGGCACCGGCATTTATATGGATGACGTCGACGCCGCCCTCAGCAAGATCGATACCCAGGTTTCCGGCAATATCCGCAACACCATGTGGTGGATTGCCGGCATTGCGATCCTGAGCGCGCTGGTGGTGGGGGCGTCGGGGCTGGTGCTGAACATCAGTGAACACCGGGTGGCCGACGCCAAGCTGAAAGTGCTGGCGCAGCGCGTGGTGCGTTCGCAAGAAGAAGAACGCGCCAGGCTGTCGCGCGACCTGCATGACGGCATCAGCCAGTGGCTGGTGTCGATCAAGCTGCAGATCGAAGCCGGCATCGCCAAGCTCGACAACGGTCCGCAGCAGACCGCCGCCGCGCGCGCGACCTTCGAGCGCACCGCCGGCCAGCTCAACGACGTGCTGGGCGAGGTGCGCCGCATTTCCCACGATCTGCGGCCGGCGATCCTGGACGACCTGGGCCTGGCGGCGGCGCTCAGCCACTTGACCCGCGAATGGCTGGAGCACGCCGGCATCCCCATCGATTTCCAGCACAGCGGCAATACCGACGGCATGCCCGCGGTCGCCAATACGGTGCTGTTCCGCATCGCCCAGGAAGCCCTGACCAATATCGCCCGCCACTCGCAGGCGACACAGATCGAGATACGCTTGCAAG
Proteins encoded in this region:
- a CDS encoding DUF6622 family protein, which encodes MFAQIISHTPIWVWALLAFLVYRGILASADREVTLKKISIIPLVMLALSWQGITATFGLTPLTIGCWLATASIAAALNWQLFRKDRIVAYPERGVLFQRGSWLPLALMMGIFVTKYAVAVLLAIQPPLAHSAMFAAAICALYGVFNGMFIGRLLRIVALYRNAQPAGAVYNGQLNG
- a CDS encoding YbdD/YjiX family protein, whose translation is MLEELSKAGRYLGQTMRLMVGLPEYGTYVTHMENTHPGEPMMSYEEFFKERQEARYGGNGRVGRCC
- a CDS encoding carbon starvation CstA family protein, with protein sequence MNRLYSKMGWLALALLGAFAFGYIGLQRGESISAIWIVIAAVCVYLIAYRFYSLYISDKVLGLDATRMTPAYKYNDGLDYVPTNKNVLFGHHFAAIAGAGPLVGPVLAAQMGYLPGMLWILAGVVFAGAVQDLMVLFISTRRDGRSLGDLIKSELGTVPGVIALFGTFMIMVIILAVLALIVVKALAESPWGTFTVAVTIPIALFMGVYTRYLRPGRIGEISLIGFVLLMLAIVGGQYVQEHPVLSAMFTFTGKELTWMLIGYGFIASVLPVWLLLAPRDYLSTFLKIGTIVGLALGIVFVAPELKMPAFTQFMDGSGPVWSGSLFPFLFITIACGAVSGFHALIASGTTPKLLENERHARFIGYGAMLMESFVAIMALIAASCIEPGVYFAMNSPAALIGTTVDSAAQVVSQWGFYVTPEMLAQVAKDVGEHSIISRAGGAPTLAVGMAHILSSIGGGKVMMAFWYHFAILFEALFILTAVDAGTRAGRFMLQDLLGTFVPSMRKIDSLPASLIATALCVAGWGYFLYQGVVDPLGGINTLWPLFGISNQMLAGIALILATCVLFKMKRDRFAWVTIVPTVWILICTLTAGWQKIFDANPRVGFLTHASKYQAALAEGKLLAPAKSVAQMQQVIFNDYLDAGLAAFFILVLVSILGFGIKTVLAARAANRPSAKETPFESLPASALPSA
- a CDS encoding cache domain-containing protein, which encodes MKLRQKIIFLAIVPLILALCAIALAVRHQAIALGQQQRTTIQAAYLASKEAELKHYVELATWSIAHLYDSGRKDQATLDEAMAILSKLSYGDDGYFFIYDMQGKSLMHPRQPELVGRDLWDMKDAEGNLTIQHLIERARSGGGFERYQWEKPSSHHVASKLGYVVALPNWGWMLGTGIYMDDVDAALSKIDTQVSGNIRNTMWWIAGIAILSALVVGASGLVLNISEHRVADAKLKVLAQRVVRSQEEERARLSRDLHDGISQWLVSIKLQIEAGIAKLDNGPQQTAAARATFERTAGQLNDVLGEVRRISHDLRPAILDDLGLAAALSHLTREWLEHAGIPIDFQHSGNTDGMPAVANTVLFRIAQEALTNIARHSQATQIEIRLQGDAQAITLAVHDNGVGFDVDQIDGNPKHGIGLRNMVERLEAVGGQLKISSSAAGTTVLATVPHPHYSYV